A genomic stretch from Engraulis encrasicolus isolate BLACKSEA-1 chromosome 10, IST_EnEncr_1.0, whole genome shotgun sequence includes:
- the dnase1l1 gene encoding deoxyribonuclease-1-like 1 isoform X1, which translates to MPVTASNHVRPCIRLALFASLLCPVLTFKICAFNVRSFGDSKSSDAEVMKTLVRTVSRCDIALLQEVKDRKGKAVPLLLEALNRYNTHYTYDYVASERLGRTSYQEQYVFMYRTDTASVKNQYQYPDTQEGDEDAFAREPFVVWFKAPRTVLGDFVLIPQHTSPSNATKEIDELYDVFVDVKRRWRVKNVMFLGDFNAACGYVAKKNRKLIRLYTDPSFIWLIGDDVDTTVKESTDCAYDRIVIHGEDFARGIVPYSAGAFDFAKEYGLTEEQAEAVSDHIPVEVRLRVVRGAGRRRQSSSLLRAPAAFASRLLRGLIQTFSNSTDPTAATTESHSHNYTASA; encoded by the exons ATGCCTGTGACTGCCAGTAACCATGTTAGACCCTGCATCAGGCTCGCACTTTTTGCAAGCCTCCTTTGTCCAGTTTTAACCTTCAAGATATGTGCCTTCAACGTCCGGAGCTTTGGAGACTCCAAATCCTCTGATGCCGAGGTCATGAAAACACTGGTTCGG ACGGTGTCTAGGTGCGATATTGCCTTGCTTCAGGAAGTGAAGGATCGAAAGGGGAAAGCCGTGCCTCTGCTGCTGGAGGCATTGAATAG GTATAACACCCATTATACGTACGACTACGTGGCCAGCGAGCGGCTTGGGAGGACCTCCTATCAGGAGCAGTATGTCTTCATGTACAG GACAGATACAGCCAGTGTCAAAAACCAGTATCAGTATCCTGACACACAGGAAGGGGACGAGGACGCTTTTGCCAGAGAGCCATTTGTGGTGTGGTTCAAGGCACCCAGGACAG TTCTGGGGGACTTTGTCCTCATCCCACAGCACACATCTCCTTCTAATGCCACCAAAGAGATCGATGAGCTCTATGATGTCTTTGTGGATGTAAAACGGAGATGGCGAGTGAAG AACGTGATGTTCCTGGGTGACTTTAACGCAGCGTGTGGCTACGTGGCCAAGAAGAACCGCAAGTTAATTCGCCTCTACACCGACCCCTCCTTCATCTGGCTCATCGGGGATGATGTGGACACCACAGTCAAGGAGTCAACCGACTGCGCCTACGACAG GATCGTCATCCATGGAGAAGACTTCGCTCGTGGAATTGTTCCATATTCTGCAGGTGCTTTCGACTTCGCTAAGGAGTATGGCCTCACCGAGGAGCAG GCGGAGGCAGTGAGCGACCACATCCCTGTGGAGGTGAGGCTGCGTGTGGTGAGGGGTGCGGGCCGCAGGCGCCAGTCATCTTCCCTGCTCAGGGCCCCGGCCGCGTTCGCCAGTAGGCTCCTCAGGGGCCTCATCCAGACCTTCTCCAACTCCACCGACCCCACTGCTGCAACCACGGAGAGCCACAGCCACAACTACACCGCCAGCGCCTAA
- the dnase1l1 gene encoding deoxyribonuclease-1-like 1 isoform X2 encodes MPVTASNHVRPCIRLALFASLLCPVLTFKICAFNVRSFGDSKSSDAEVMKTLVRTVSRCDIALLQEVKDRKGKAVPLLLEALNRYNTHYTYDYVASERLGRTSYQEQYVFMYRTDTASVKNQYQYPDTQEGDEDAFAREPFVVWFKAPRTVLGDFVLIPQHTSPSNATKEIDELYDVFVDVKRRWRVKNVMFLGDFNAACGYVAKKNRKLIRLYTDPSFIWLIGDDVDTTVKESTDCAYDRIVIHGEDFARGIVPYSAGAFDFAKEYGLTEEQALDVSDHYPVEVDLKDRGLRAAGGGAPHLLLACPCLLLALLVSLLSD; translated from the exons ATGCCTGTGACTGCCAGTAACCATGTTAGACCCTGCATCAGGCTCGCACTTTTTGCAAGCCTCCTTTGTCCAGTTTTAACCTTCAAGATATGTGCCTTCAACGTCCGGAGCTTTGGAGACTCCAAATCCTCTGATGCCGAGGTCATGAAAACACTGGTTCGG ACGGTGTCTAGGTGCGATATTGCCTTGCTTCAGGAAGTGAAGGATCGAAAGGGGAAAGCCGTGCCTCTGCTGCTGGAGGCATTGAATAG GTATAACACCCATTATACGTACGACTACGTGGCCAGCGAGCGGCTTGGGAGGACCTCCTATCAGGAGCAGTATGTCTTCATGTACAG GACAGATACAGCCAGTGTCAAAAACCAGTATCAGTATCCTGACACACAGGAAGGGGACGAGGACGCTTTTGCCAGAGAGCCATTTGTGGTGTGGTTCAAGGCACCCAGGACAG TTCTGGGGGACTTTGTCCTCATCCCACAGCACACATCTCCTTCTAATGCCACCAAAGAGATCGATGAGCTCTATGATGTCTTTGTGGATGTAAAACGGAGATGGCGAGTGAAG AACGTGATGTTCCTGGGTGACTTTAACGCAGCGTGTGGCTACGTGGCCAAGAAGAACCGCAAGTTAATTCGCCTCTACACCGACCCCTCCTTCATCTGGCTCATCGGGGATGATGTGGACACCACAGTCAAGGAGTCAACCGACTGCGCCTACGACAG GATCGTCATCCATGGAGAAGACTTCGCTCGTGGAATTGTTCCATATTCTGCAGGTGCTTTCGACTTCGCTAAGGAGTATGGCCTCACCGAGGAGCAG GCTCTGGACGTCAGTGACCATTACCCTGTGGAGGTGGACCTGAAAGACCGGGGCCTGAGAGCTGCTGGGGGTGgggccccccacctcctcctggcCTGCCCCTGCCTGCTACTGGCCCTTCTGGTCAGCCTGCTCAGTGACTGA